In Zea mays cultivar B73 chromosome 7, Zm-B73-REFERENCE-NAM-5.0, whole genome shotgun sequence, the following proteins share a genomic window:
- the LOC103632061 gene encoding protein MATERNALLY EXPRESSED GENE 1-like, which translates to MEKHTKRVDALVLFSLLLLGSCAQGLQDEVGAPPALSAEEGVMETRAECRQVLLPCKDNKCYCCIGGGTRQCYATLAECRHACLPLNTN; encoded by the exons ATGGAGAAGCACACAAAGCGCGTGGACGCACTAGTGCTTTTCTCGTTACTGCTCCTCGGATCCTGTGCGCAGGGTCTTCAGG ATGAGGTGGGCGCTCCTCCTGCTCTATCAGCTGAAGAAGGGGTCATGGAGACGAGAGCAGAATGTAGACAGGTGTTGCTTCCGTGCAAGGACAACAAGTGCTACTGCTGTATCGGGGGCGGAACTCGTCAGTGTTACGCTACACTAGCTGAGTGTAGACATGCATGCCTGCCCCTAAACACGAATTAG
- the LOC606487 gene encoding Thioredoxin H-type (The RefSeq protein has 2 substitutions compared to this genomic sequence), producing the protein MASEQGVVIACHSKAEFDAHMTKAQEAGKLVVIDFTAAWCGPCRAIAPLFVEHAKKFTQVVFLKVDVDEVKEVTAAYEVEAMPTFHFVKNGKTVATIVGAKKDELLALIEKHAAPAPASASA; encoded by the exons ATGGCGTCCGAGCAGGGAGTCGTGATCGCGTGCCACAGCAAGGCTGAGTTCGACGCCCACATGACCAAGGCCCAGGAAGCCGGCAAGCTG GTGGTCATCGACTTCACTGCCGCCTGGTGCGGTCCATGCCGCGCCATCGCCCCACTGTTCGTCGAACACGCCAAGAAGTTCACTCAGGTCGTCTTCCTGAAGGTGGACGTGGACGAAGTGAAG GAAGTCACCGCGGCCTACGAGGTCGAGGCGATGCCGACCTTCCACTTCGTCAAGAACGGCAAGACGGTCGCGACCATCGTGGGTGCCAGGAAGGACGAGCTCCTGGCCCAGATCGAGAAGCATGCCGCGCCTGCGCCTGCGTCTGCGTCTGCCTAA